A window of Thermosynechococcus sp. NK55a contains these coding sequences:
- a CDS encoding prephenate/arogenate dehydrogenase, whose amino-acid sequence MRIGIVGLGLIGGSLGIDLRAKGHYVVGLSRRPETCERAIARGAIDWGGTEPQTLRALDLVFLCPPIGSILPVALEIIPYLSPETVLTDVGSVKGEIVPALEKLWPRYVGGHPMAGTAESGIEAAQAHLFENAPYVLTPTLHTQSVAIDCVAGVVNDLGAKLLYATPSDHDRAVAWISHLPVLVSAALILANAQEANEPIRTLAQQLASSGFRDTSRVGGGNPELGRMMAEYNRAALRHCLIHYRATLDDLIRQVEQEDWEHLQRALEQAKAYREQVYPSGTPPIV is encoded by the coding sequence CTGCGCATTGGTATTGTCGGGCTGGGACTGATTGGTGGGTCGCTGGGCATTGATCTGCGGGCCAAGGGGCACTACGTGGTGGGGCTGAGTCGGCGCCCTGAAACCTGCGAGCGGGCGATCGCCAGGGGAGCCATTGACTGGGGCGGTACGGAGCCGCAAACTTTGCGTGCCCTTGATCTGGTGTTTCTCTGCCCCCCTATCGGCAGCATCCTTCCTGTTGCACTTGAGATCATCCCCTATCTCAGTCCAGAAACGGTGCTGACGGACGTGGGATCCGTCAAGGGAGAGATCGTCCCCGCCCTCGAAAAACTCTGGCCACGCTATGTCGGTGGTCACCCGATGGCCGGTACCGCAGAATCCGGCATTGAAGCGGCCCAAGCTCATCTGTTTGAGAATGCTCCCTATGTTCTCACCCCCACCCTGCACACCCAAAGTGTTGCCATTGACTGTGTCGCTGGCGTGGTCAATGATCTCGGGGCAAAGCTGCTCTATGCCACCCCATCGGATCACGATCGCGCCGTTGCTTGGATATCCCACCTCCCCGTACTGGTGAGTGCAGCCCTGATTCTCGCTAATGCCCAAGAAGCCAATGAGCCAATTCGGACGCTGGCCCAGCAGTTGGCTAGCTCTGGCTTTCGCGATACCAGCCGCGTTGGGGGTGGTAACCCAGAGTTGGGACGGATGATGGCGGAATATAACCGCGCTGCCCTGCGCCACTGCCTGATTCACTACCGTGCCACCCTTGATGATCTGATTCGCCAAGTGGAGCAGGAGGACTGGGAGCACCTGCAAAGAGCCTTAGAGCAGGCCAAAGCTTACCGTGAGCAGGTCTATCCCTCAGGGACGCCGCCGATAGTTTAG
- a CDS encoding phosphate-starvation-inducible PsiE family protein yields MRRWLRSLIDLGQQVVILLQDNQRFLHLLSRIEGIATRVLAIGMLLVVIVAIIDLGRILTVELLSPPLGQFSLELVKIFGLFLNVLVALEILENITAYLKTHVSSQIVELVIVTSLIAIARKIIILDISQPETVAKLLGLAIAILALSASYWIVRRLNYRRRP; encoded by the coding sequence ATGCGACGCTGGTTGCGGTCTTTGATTGACCTTGGGCAACAGGTCGTCATTCTGCTTCAGGACAATCAGCGATTTTTGCACCTTCTCAGCCGGATTGAAGGCATAGCAACGCGGGTGCTGGCGATCGGGATGCTGCTGGTGGTCATCGTCGCCATTATTGATTTGGGGCGGATTTTGACGGTAGAGCTACTCTCACCCCCCCTGGGGCAGTTTAGCTTGGAACTGGTGAAAATCTTTGGCCTCTTTCTCAATGTTCTGGTGGCATTGGAAATTCTCGAAAACATCACGGCCTACCTGAAAACCCATGTCTCCTCCCAGATTGTTGAGCTGGTGATTGTTACCTCCCTGATTGCCATTGCCCGTAAAATCATCATTCTGGATATTAGCCAACCAGAAACGGTGGCAAAGCTCCTGGGGCTGGCGATCGCCATCTTGGCCTTGTCTGCCAGTTACTGGATTGTGCGTCGTCTAAACTATCGGCGGCGTCCCTGA
- a CDS encoding MBL fold metallo-hydrolase, producing the protein MQLMWLESNTWLWKLGSTRVLVDPWLVGPLTFGNTPWLFQAERSRPCAMPSDVDIILLSQGLPDHCHEPTLRACDRALPVIASPSAANVAQSLGFETVISLSPHQTHTYRDLAIQATKGASIGPTQQENGYILRWGTQSLYYEPHGSHDPWLRSYGKVDVVITPLLDVCLPLVGAILKGGKIALELGQWLQPKVMITTAGNGSLRLQGWLPRLLSVQGTLEELQGSFQRLGLSTRLVEPVAYTPLVLLAEA; encoded by the coding sequence ATGCAGTTAATGTGGCTGGAGAGCAATACGTGGTTGTGGAAGCTGGGTTCTACAAGGGTTCTGGTTGATCCGTGGTTGGTGGGCCCGCTCACCTTTGGCAATACCCCCTGGCTATTTCAGGCGGAGCGATCGCGCCCCTGTGCCATGCCGAGCGATGTGGATATCATTTTGCTCTCCCAAGGACTCCCGGATCACTGCCATGAGCCTACCCTCCGTGCCTGCGATCGCGCCCTACCAGTCATTGCCTCCCCCAGTGCCGCCAACGTTGCCCAGAGTCTTGGCTTTGAAACGGTGATTTCCCTTAGCCCCCACCAAACCCATACCTACCGCGATCTGGCCATCCAAGCCACCAAGGGTGCCAGTATCGGCCCCACTCAACAGGAAAATGGGTACATTCTGCGCTGGGGTACCCAAAGTCTCTACTATGAACCCCACGGCTCTCATGATCCGTGGCTGCGCAGCTATGGCAAGGTGGATGTGGTGATTACCCCCCTATTGGATGTGTGTTTACCCCTGGTGGGGGCGATTCTCAAGGGGGGCAAAATAGCATTGGAATTGGGGCAATGGCTACAACCGAAGGTCATGATCACGACAGCGGGCAATGGCAGCCTCCGCCTTCAGGGATGGCTACCGCGACTACTCTCGGTTCAAGGAACCCTTGAGGAATTACAAGGGTCGTTTCAGCGGCTTGGACTCAGCACTCGTTTGGTGGAACCAGTGGCCTACACTCCCCTTGTTCTGCTGGCTGAGGCTTAG
- a CDS encoding serine/threonine-protein kinase, whose protein sequence is MLAYCTRPHCPRPQNALPELDQPNQSYSRIRDRFCITCGMPLILRGRYVAERVLGRGGFGAAYLARDLDTPGWRYCVIKQFLPNVSDPHSLQKAQELFEREAKVLEELGQHAQIPDLLAFFREEVPSFNGSGEESYFYLVQEFIDGETLEDELAQQGCFSEEQVRQVLRELLPVLQYVHERGSIHRDIKLSNIMRQHPSKTKFPGQGRLYLLDFGAVKQVSQTSIQSRSTGIYTAHYAPPEQIRGERVFPNSDLYALAVTCIVLLTGKDPEELFDAYNNRWNWHSYVPSVSQQLQHILDRMLQPAPSDRYQSAAEVLADLNASPTPAPAPPPRHNRSPLHSQ, encoded by the coding sequence ATGTTGGCTTATTGTACTCGTCCCCATTGCCCGCGTCCGCAAAATGCTCTTCCCGAATTGGATCAACCTAACCAGAGCTACAGTCGCATTCGTGACCGATTTTGCATCACCTGTGGCATGCCCCTCATTTTGCGGGGTCGGTATGTGGCAGAGCGGGTTTTGGGGCGGGGGGGCTTTGGGGCTGCCTACTTAGCACGGGACTTGGATACGCCAGGGTGGCGATACTGTGTTATTAAACAATTTTTGCCCAACGTCTCAGACCCCCACAGCTTGCAAAAGGCTCAAGAACTCTTTGAGCGGGAGGCAAAAGTTCTCGAAGAACTGGGTCAACATGCTCAAATTCCTGATTTACTGGCGTTTTTTCGCGAGGAAGTCCCCAGCTTTAACGGCTCCGGTGAAGAAAGCTACTTTTACTTGGTTCAGGAGTTTATTGATGGTGAAACCCTAGAAGACGAGTTGGCGCAGCAGGGCTGCTTTAGCGAAGAGCAGGTACGACAAGTGCTGCGGGAGCTGCTGCCTGTCCTGCAATATGTCCATGAGCGCGGCTCTATTCACCGCGATATCAAGCTCTCGAATATCATGCGCCAGCACCCCAGTAAAACCAAGTTTCCCGGTCAAGGGCGGCTCTACTTGCTGGATTTTGGGGCGGTGAAACAAGTTTCCCAAACGTCTATCCAAAGCCGCAGTACCGGTATTTATACAGCTCACTATGCGCCTCCAGAACAGATACGGGGTGAACGGGTCTTTCCTAACTCAGACCTGTATGCTTTGGCGGTCACTTGTATTGTGCTGCTAACGGGCAAAGACCCCGAAGAGCTATTTGATGCCTATAACAACCGCTGGAATTGGCACTCCTATGTTCCCTCTGTCAGTCAGCAGCTCCAGCACATTCTAGACCGCATGTTGCAGCCGGCGCCGAGCGATCGCTACCAATCGGCGGCAGAGGTCTTAGCAGACTTAAATGCTTCGCCTACCCCCGCCCCAGCACCCCCCCCTCGCCACAACCGCTCCCCTCTCCACAGCCAGTGA
- a CDS encoding protein kinase domain-containing protein, producing the protein MIILHLLDAWKRTPVRTWRFPIKTTIRIGRAADNDVILNDILVSRYHAELSCYRDPENLDRWFLKSLGAIGTFVDGRLVDESKLASGSLIQLGPTGPILEFHEQTFRRSAPTLGECTHAGNMPGNLFCIHCGQPLNVQHTVRNYHILRLLGQGGIGRTYLACEAHPPGEWTGKVPEVRVLKELRSEMADNEKAQELFEREARILQLLDHAGIPRFYDFFVEDGKSYLVMELIHGIDLERWVLRNGPVLIPQAVQWMIQTCGVLDYLHNQDPPVIHRDLKPSNLLVRSRDNQIVLIDFGAVKELGHSPSRVAVEGYSAPEQMMGKPTIQSDLFAVGATLAFLLLGDNPIRFYHHCQGYHRLDVSDRPEIPDPLKEVIHRATAPLISERYPSAIALAKALRRTLAELSQEWSKV; encoded by the coding sequence GTGATTATCCTGCACCTGTTGGACGCTTGGAAACGCACTCCGGTTAGAACCTGGCGTTTTCCCATAAAAACAACCATCCGCATTGGTCGCGCTGCAGACAATGATGTGATTCTCAACGATATTCTCGTTAGCCGCTATCACGCGGAACTCTCTTGCTACCGGGATCCAGAGAATCTCGATCGTTGGTTTCTCAAAAGTTTGGGGGCGATCGGTACGTTTGTCGATGGTCGCCTTGTTGATGAGAGCAAACTTGCCAGTGGCAGCCTCATCCAGCTAGGACCCACAGGCCCAATTCTGGAATTCCATGAGCAAACCTTTCGCCGCAGTGCCCCCACCCTTGGTGAGTGTACCCATGCCGGTAATATGCCCGGGAATCTGTTTTGCATTCACTGCGGTCAACCCCTCAATGTGCAGCACACCGTACGCAACTATCACATCCTGCGCCTTTTAGGCCAAGGCGGGATTGGCAGGACCTACTTGGCCTGTGAAGCTCACCCCCCTGGGGAATGGACTGGCAAGGTTCCAGAGGTGCGGGTTCTCAAGGAACTGCGGTCTGAGATGGCGGATAATGAGAAGGCACAGGAACTTTTTGAGCGGGAAGCTCGTATCCTGCAACTCCTTGACCATGCAGGGATTCCCCGCTTCTATGATTTTTTTGTGGAAGATGGGAAAAGCTATTTGGTCATGGAACTCATTCATGGCATTGACCTAGAGCGCTGGGTACTGCGCAATGGCCCGGTGCTGATTCCTCAGGCGGTGCAGTGGATGATTCAAACCTGTGGTGTCTTAGACTACTTGCACAATCAGGATCCACCAGTGATTCACCGTGACTTGAAACCTAGTAACCTGTTGGTGCGATCGCGGGATAACCAAATTGTTTTGATTGACTTTGGGGCGGTCAAAGAACTGGGGCATTCCCCCAGCCGCGTTGCTGTGGAGGGCTACAGCGCCCCGGAACAGATGATGGGCAAACCCACCATTCAGTCCGATCTGTTTGCAGTGGGCGCAACCTTAGCTTTTCTACTTTTGGGAGATAATCCAATTCGCTTCTATCATCACTGTCAGGGCTACCATCGGCTTGATGTATCGGATCGCCCAGAAATTCCCGATCCTTTGAAGGAGGTGATCCACCGCGCCACCGCACCTTTGATATCTGAGCGCTATCCTTCTGCTATTGCTTTGGCCAAAGCGCTTAGGCGGACCCTGGCAGAACTCTCCCAAGAATGGTCCAAAGTTTGA
- a CDS encoding DUF1614 domain-containing protein, which produces MIYLPVTALLFVLLILSLPFLWLAIAFDAVQVAVAKLGFSPTAASVLLLMVILGSTINIPLYERVSTVAIVPDFEELWLSRFWGIPLRKIQQKTIVALNVGGGLIPTLLALYQFTRVSPLAILLVTLIVAVVSYYSAQVVPGIGIQMNALVAPLTAAMTAILISGGIAAAPIAFAGGVLGTLIGADLLHLREIERMSAGVLSIGGAGVFDGIALCGLFALLLT; this is translated from the coding sequence ATGATTTACCTGCCTGTTACTGCCCTACTTTTTGTGCTGCTGATCCTGTCGCTGCCGTTTCTGTGGCTGGCGATCGCCTTCGATGCCGTACAGGTGGCCGTTGCCAAGTTGGGCTTTTCACCGACTGCCGCCTCGGTCTTACTGCTGATGGTGATTCTCGGCAGTACAATTAACATTCCCCTCTACGAGCGGGTCTCTACGGTGGCGATTGTTCCCGATTTTGAAGAACTCTGGTTAAGTCGGTTTTGGGGAATTCCCCTGCGCAAAATTCAGCAAAAAACTATTGTGGCGCTGAATGTGGGCGGTGGCCTAATCCCCACACTGCTGGCACTCTATCAATTTACCCGTGTGAGTCCCTTAGCGATTCTTTTGGTGACCTTGATCGTGGCTGTGGTGAGCTACTATTCTGCCCAAGTGGTACCTGGTATTGGGATTCAAATGAATGCCTTGGTTGCCCCCCTAACAGCAGCAATGACGGCCATTTTGATTTCTGGGGGCATAGCGGCGGCACCTATTGCCTTTGCCGGGGGCGTGCTGGGAACGCTCATTGGTGCCGATTTACTACACCTGCGGGAAATTGAGCGCATGTCGGCGGGGGTGCTCAGTATTGGTGGTGCGGGTGTCTTTGATGGCATTGCCTTATGTGGGTTATTTGCACTGCTATTGACTTAG
- the ndhN gene encoding photosynthetic/respiratory NAD(P)H-quinone oxidoreductase subunit N — MGLLAGYQFVKDLESAGALALFVPPEGGFEGRYQRRLRSKGYTTLPMSAPGLGDLAAYLTQEHGIRPAHTGKEDIRVYFQPPLVTYHLQNLPPNAKGLVLWLIDGKRLSRQEFAYLAQLTQTLPKFKVVVEVGGDRVVRWEPLADWVAAA; from the coding sequence ATGGGTCTGCTGGCTGGCTATCAATTTGTCAAAGATTTAGAATCCGCTGGGGCATTGGCACTCTTTGTTCCCCCAGAGGGCGGTTTTGAGGGTCGCTATCAACGGCGACTGCGTTCCAAGGGCTATACCACTTTGCCCATGAGCGCACCGGGCTTGGGGGATTTAGCAGCCTACCTGACCCAAGAGCACGGAATTCGTCCGGCTCACACGGGCAAAGAAGACATTCGCGTTTATTTTCAGCCGCCCTTAGTGACGTACCATTTGCAAAACCTACCCCCCAATGCTAAGGGACTGGTGCTCTGGCTGATTGATGGTAAGCGGCTCTCAAGGCAAGAATTTGCCTACTTGGCACAGTTGACCCAAACCCTACCGAAGTTCAAAGTGGTGGTGGAAGTGGGGGGCGATCGCGTTGTGCGCTGGGAACCCCTTGCGGATTGGGTTGCTGCTGCCTAG
- a CDS encoding TM2 domain-containing protein — MTSNSDISGKKLAAGICGILLGTLGIHKFVLGYNTEGLIMLLVSLLTCGLAAPVMGIIGLIEGIMYLSKSDQEFYNTYIAAKKGWF, encoded by the coding sequence ATGACTTCAAATTCCGACATCTCAGGGAAAAAACTTGCCGCTGGCATCTGTGGTATCCTCTTGGGTACCCTTGGCATTCACAAATTTGTCCTTGGTTACAATACCGAGGGCTTGATCATGTTGCTGGTGAGCTTGTTGACCTGCGGCTTGGCCGCCCCTGTCATGGGTATTATTGGCTTAATTGAGGGAATTATGTACCTCAGCAAAAGTGACCAGGAGTTTTACAATACCTACATCGCTGCCAAAAAGGGCTGGTTCTAA
- a CDS encoding DNA polymerase III subunit gamma/tau, with product MTYEPLHHKYRPQRFADLVGQGAIATTLTQALLKERIAPAYLFCGPRGTGKTSSARILAKSLNCLKSRKPTPDPCGQCEVCRQVANGTSLDVIEIDAASHTGVDNIRELIEKAQFAPVQCRYKVYVIDECHMLSVSAFNALLKTLEEPPPHVVFILATTDPQRVLPTIISRCQRFDFRRIPLGEMVAHLQDIADKEQIEIAPEALTLVAQLAQGGLRDAESLLDQLSLYPERITVEHVWQLVGAVPEQDLRQLLGAIARRDAVAVLEQTRQLLERGRDPLTILQNLASLYRDLLLAKTVPQRQDLVALTAETWQALIALAEAWSVEEILHAQQHLRTCESQIKQSNQPRLWLEISILGLMTERVPQPPPAAVMPAASPQPTTGAPPRIKPEVAVAAKPAEPLPQNSELSVKHLQIKETAAAAPEPAASPEPVANPEQVWQQALQVLQQMQMSTYALLAQHGHLRHLDDREVQIGIVNQTLLNLTKNNQAKIEAAFSQVLGRRTKVVLEVAPLPHKTTPAPKAKEPPQSSVVIPLQPREAPPPPEEPTPIPPPPPLTTAADPVRESAEKLARFFNGVVIRLPDEGESPDTPIAEASEEEELEF from the coding sequence GTGACCTACGAACCCCTGCATCACAAATACCGCCCCCAACGCTTTGCAGATCTGGTGGGTCAGGGGGCGATCGCCACCACCCTCACCCAGGCTTTGCTCAAGGAGCGCATTGCGCCCGCCTATCTCTTTTGCGGTCCCCGTGGCACAGGCAAAACCTCTAGTGCCCGTATTTTGGCAAAGTCCCTCAACTGCCTGAAGAGTCGGAAACCAACTCCTGACCCCTGTGGCCAGTGCGAAGTCTGTCGGCAGGTCGCTAATGGCACCAGTTTGGATGTCATTGAAATTGATGCAGCCAGCCACACTGGGGTGGACAATATCCGCGAACTGATTGAGAAGGCACAATTTGCCCCAGTGCAGTGTCGCTACAAGGTTTATGTGATTGACGAATGTCACATGCTGAGTGTGTCGGCCTTCAATGCCCTCCTCAAAACCCTAGAGGAGCCGCCGCCCCATGTGGTCTTCATCCTAGCGACAACGGATCCACAGCGAGTGCTGCCCACCATTATTTCCCGCTGCCAGCGCTTTGATTTTCGGCGGATTCCCCTAGGGGAGATGGTTGCCCACCTTCAGGACATTGCTGATAAAGAGCAAATTGAGATTGCGCCTGAAGCCTTGACCCTTGTGGCCCAATTAGCCCAAGGGGGACTGCGGGATGCTGAAAGCTTGCTGGATCAGTTGAGCTTATATCCTGAACGGATCACGGTAGAACACGTATGGCAACTGGTCGGAGCGGTGCCAGAACAAGATCTGCGGCAATTGTTGGGGGCGATCGCCCGTCGGGATGCAGTGGCAGTTCTCGAGCAGACCCGCCAATTACTGGAGCGGGGTCGCGATCCGCTGACAATTCTGCAAAATCTGGCCAGCCTCTATCGTGATTTGCTCTTGGCAAAAACTGTCCCTCAACGGCAGGACTTGGTAGCCCTCACCGCAGAAACTTGGCAGGCCTTGATTGCCCTTGCTGAGGCATGGTCAGTTGAGGAGATTCTACACGCCCAACAACACCTGCGCACCTGTGAAAGCCAAATCAAACAGAGCAATCAACCCCGCCTCTGGCTGGAAATTAGCATTTTAGGACTGATGACGGAGAGGGTTCCCCAACCGCCCCCAGCTGCGGTAATGCCTGCTGCCAGTCCACAGCCAACCACTGGGGCACCCCCTAGGATTAAACCCGAAGTTGCTGTTGCCGCCAAGCCCGCAGAACCCCTCCCTCAGAACTCGGAATTGTCAGTTAAACACCTGCAAATTAAAGAAACCGCTGCTGCGGCACCTGAACCAGCGGCATCTCCTGAACCCGTAGCCAATCCCGAACAGGTGTGGCAACAGGCACTACAGGTCTTGCAGCAGATGCAAATGAGTACCTATGCGCTGCTTGCACAACATGGTCACCTACGGCACTTGGACGATCGCGAGGTACAGATTGGTATTGTCAACCAAACCCTGTTAAATCTGACGAAAAATAACCAAGCCAAAATTGAAGCTGCCTTTTCCCAAGTTTTAGGCCGCCGCACCAAAGTCGTCCTTGAGGTTGCGCCGCTGCCCCACAAAACCACACCTGCACCAAAAGCTAAGGAGCCGCCGCAATCCTCTGTCGTCATCCCCCTGCAGCCAAGAGAAGCTCCACCCCCCCCTGAAGAACCAACCCCTATTCCACCCCCACCACCTCTCACCACTGCTGCCGATCCTGTGCGTGAATCTGCCGAAAAACTGGCACGATTCTTTAACGGTGTGGTTATTCGCCTACCCGATGAGGGCGAAAGTCCAGACACCCCAATTGCTGAAGCCTCTGAAGAGGAGGAGCTGGAGTTTTAA
- the asnB gene encoding asparagine synthase (glutamine-hydrolyzing) has product MCGLTGFWQFGGCPGDDARATVQRMADTLIHRGPDDAGVWVDAEVGIALGHRRLAILDLSPAGHQPMVSASGRYVIVFNGEIYNYLELREKLTKVNPTGMVPPWRGHSDTETLLAAFEAWGIEKTLERVVGMFAIALWDRKRRMLTLARDRMGEKPLYYGWVHGTLVFGSELKALRAYPGFDNAIERQALALFMRYDYIPAPWSIYENIWKLPPGCFVQFGEQSLSPGASPAGKGEIKAYWSVREVAEAGLREPLACTEAEAARELERLLRQAIAGQMVADVPLGAFLSGGVDSSTVVALMQAQSARPVQTFTIGFHEGDYNEAEHAKAVARHLGTAHTDLYVTPDDAMAVIPRLPALYDEPFADSSQIPTFLVAGLARRQVTVSLSGDGGDELFGGYTRYFWTRALWKRLGVVPMPLRRALAAALTGPSPAAWNRVFRLLGPLLPRRLRVKLAGDKMHKLAELLALDSLEAVYCYLVSHWQHPAEELVIGCTEPETILSRRDAWPASLAQGQRPFEEVMMFLDQLSYLPDDILVKVDRAAMGVSLETRVPLLDHRVVEFTWRLPYHFKIREGQSKWLLRQVLYQYVPKELIERPKMGFGVPLDQWLRGPLREWAEDLLSEARLKRKAFLNPELVRQKWQEHLLGRRNWAYHLWNVLMWEAWLAA; this is encoded by the coding sequence ATGTGCGGTTTAACTGGTTTCTGGCAGTTTGGCGGTTGCCCTGGTGATGATGCTCGCGCCACTGTGCAACGCATGGCCGACACTCTCATCCACCGCGGGCCGGATGATGCGGGAGTATGGGTAGATGCAGAAGTGGGCATTGCACTGGGTCACCGTCGGCTCGCTATCCTCGATCTATCTCCTGCTGGCCACCAGCCCATGGTGTCGGCCTCTGGACGGTACGTGATCGTCTTCAACGGCGAGATCTACAACTATCTCGAGTTGCGCGAAAAGCTTACCAAAGTCAACCCTACCGGGATGGTTCCCCCATGGCGCGGCCATTCCGATACGGAGACATTGCTCGCGGCATTTGAAGCTTGGGGTATTGAAAAGACCCTCGAGCGCGTCGTGGGGATGTTCGCCATCGCCCTCTGGGATCGGAAAAGGCGTATGCTCACACTGGCGCGCGATCGCATGGGTGAAAAACCGCTCTACTATGGCTGGGTGCACGGCACACTAGTATTTGGCTCCGAGCTCAAGGCATTGCGGGCATATCCAGGGTTTGACAATGCTATCGAGCGCCAGGCGCTAGCGCTTTTCATGCGGTACGACTACATACCCGCACCGTGGAGCATCTACGAAAACATTTGGAAGCTGCCCCCGGGTTGCTTTGTGCAGTTTGGGGAGCAGTCCCTCAGCCCCGGCGCCTCTCCTGCCGGGAAAGGGGAGATCAAAGCCTATTGGTCGGTGCGCGAGGTGGCAGAGGCGGGGTTGAGAGAGCCGCTTGCGTGTACGGAAGCGGAGGCCGCCCGGGAACTCGAACGCCTGCTCAGGCAAGCCATCGCTGGGCAAATGGTGGCCGATGTGCCCCTGGGGGCGTTTTTGTCGGGCGGGGTGGATTCTTCCACCGTGGTGGCGCTGATGCAGGCGCAATCTGCGCGGCCGGTGCAGACCTTCACCATCGGTTTTCACGAGGGCGACTACAATGAGGCCGAGCACGCCAAGGCCGTGGCGCGGCATCTGGGCACGGCGCATACCGATCTCTATGTGACACCGGACGACGCGATGGCGGTCATTCCCCGGCTGCCCGCGCTCTACGACGAGCCCTTCGCCGATTCGTCCCAGATTCCTACCTTTCTGGTAGCTGGGCTCGCGCGCCGGCAGGTGACGGTGAGCCTCTCGGGCGATGGCGGCGACGAACTCTTTGGGGGGTACACCCGCTATTTCTGGACGCGCGCGCTGTGGAAGCGGCTGGGTGTGGTACCCATGCCGCTGCGCCGGGCGTTGGCGGCAGCTTTGACCGGGCCCTCACCCGCCGCGTGGAATCGCGTGTTTCGGTTGCTGGGCCCGCTGCTGCCGCGCCGGCTTAGGGTAAAGCTCGCCGGCGACAAGATGCACAAGCTCGCCGAGTTGCTGGCGCTCGATTCCCTGGAGGCGGTGTATTGCTATCTGGTCTCCCACTGGCAGCATCCGGCGGAGGAGTTGGTCATCGGTTGCACGGAGCCCGAGACGATTCTTTCCCGCCGCGATGCGTGGCCGGCGAGCCTGGCCCAGGGCCAGCGGCCCTTCGAGGAAGTGATGATGTTCCTCGATCAGCTCAGCTATCTGCCGGATGACATTCTGGTCAAGGTGGATCGCGCGGCGATGGGGGTGAGCCTGGAAACCCGCGTGCCGCTCCTGGATCACCGCGTGGTGGAATTTACTTGGCGGCTGCCCTATCACTTCAAGATTAGGGAGGGGCAGTCCAAGTGGCTGCTGCGCCAGGTGCTCTACCAATACGTGCCCAAGGAATTGATCGAGCGACCTAAGATGGGGTTCGGCGTGCCGCTGGATCAATGGCTGCGCGGCCCGCTGCGGGAGTGGGCGGAGGATCTGCTGTCGGAAGCGCGCCTCAAGCGCAAAGCTTTTCTCAATCCAGAGCTAGTGCGGCAAAAGTGGCAGGAGCATCTTTTGGGTCGGCGGAACTGGGCATACCATTTGTGGAATGTGTTGATGTGGGAGGCGTGGCTGGCTGCCTAG
- a CDS encoding PHP domain-containing protein — MTLAALMVTQAETLRGLFRTLTATSCPYRYNFHLHTICSDGQLTPQQVAQQAMIHGLKGFAITDHHALEGYFQARTYVEAYPGTDRPKVYTGIEITAQLLDTEVHILGYGFDPHAPILHRYAMGSAPEGEWAQAERVIAVLHEAGGLAILAHPARYRLPAEQLIPAAVTRGIDGVETYYCYSNPDPWESTPETTALVHALAAEHQLLETCGTDTHGQSILVRR; from the coding sequence ATGACCCTTGCTGCACTCATGGTGACGCAGGCTGAGACTCTCCGTGGTCTCTTTCGGACGTTGACGGCAACCAGTTGTCCCTATCGCTATAACTTTCATCTCCACACCATCTGCTCCGATGGACAACTGACACCGCAGCAAGTGGCGCAACAGGCAATGATCCACGGTCTCAAGGGCTTTGCCATTACCGATCACCATGCTTTAGAGGGCTATTTTCAGGCTCGGACATACGTCGAAGCCTATCCAGGGACGGATCGTCCCAAAGTTTACACCGGTATTGAAATTACCGCCCAACTGCTTGACACGGAAGTGCACATCCTGGGCTATGGCTTTGACCCCCATGCCCCAATCCTGCATCGCTATGCCATGGGCAGCGCCCCCGAAGGAGAATGGGCCCAGGCGGAACGGGTGATTGCGGTTCTCCATGAGGCGGGTGGCTTGGCGATTTTGGCGCACCCGGCACGCTATCGGCTGCCTGCGGAACAACTGATTCCTGCTGCGGTGACACGGGGAATTGATGGTGTGGAGACCTACTATTGCTACAGCAACCCCGATCCCTGGGAATCCACGCCAGAAACAACGGCCTTGGTGCATGCCTTGGCGGCAGAGCATCAACTCCTAGAGACCTGTGGCACCGATACCCATGGCCAAAGCATTCTGGTGCGGCGATGA